Genomic segment of Bacteroidota bacterium:
GCAATTCCTACACGTTTTTTCATCCCACCACTTATTTCACCAGGAAATTTTTTATTTACACCGGAAAGGTTTACCCTTTCCAGACAAAAATTCGCTCTATCCAGTTTTTCTTTTTTTGTTTCATAACTAAACATATTCAACGGTAACATTACATTTTCTTCCACGGTCATGGAATCGAATAAAGCAGATCCCTGAAATAACATACCAATTTCGCGGCGCAAAGCTTTTTGTTCTTCTCTGCTGAGAGCATAAAAATCGCGGCCATCGAAATAAACATTTCCTTTATCCGGTGCTATTAATCCGTTCATGATCTTCATCAGAACAGTTTTTCCGGAACCGCTGATACCTATCACCAGATTTGTTTTCCCGGCTTCAAAAACCGCAGTAACATCGTTCAGCACCTGCTGTTCGTTAAATGCTTTTGATATGTGTGAGATCTCGATCATAACAGTAAGGATACGATTACATAATCAGCCAATAAAACAAAAATGCAGCTATACACCACTGCCTGTGTGCTCGCTTTTCCAATTTCCACTGAACCGCCTTTTACATAATACCCCATATAACATGATATGGAAGAAATAATAAAGGCAAAGGCAAATGATTTGATGAACATTAATTGAACATCAAAAGGATTAAAATCCATTCGGATACCTCTGATATAATCCTCTATGGAATAAGTATCACCCAACGCAGTTGCAATATAACCTCCGCTGATTCCTGCAAAGGATGCAATGGCAACCAATAAAGGAATGGTAATAAAAGCACCAATCACTCTTGTGGCAATTAAATAACTTTCGGTGTTTACTCCCATGCTTTCCAATGC
This window contains:
- a CDS encoding ATP-binding cassette domain-containing protein, which translates into the protein MIEISHISKAFNEQQVLNDVTAVFEAGKTNLVIGISGSGKTVLMKIMNGLIAPDKGNVYFDGRDFYALSREEQKALRREIGMLFQGSALFDSMTVEENVMLPLNMFSYETKKEKLDRANFCLERVNLSGVNKKFPGEISGGMKKRVGIARAIVLNPKYLFCDEPNSGLDPKTSIIIDDLIIEITREFNMTTIINTHDMNSVMEIGEKIIFLHQGVKAWEGNNNDILSAKDENLNSFIFASSFLRDARDAMVEKLSK
- a CDS encoding ABC transporter permease gives rise to the protein MKLEFRLFEHLGKYLIMLRRMFSKPVRWEMYWKEMFRQMTDIGVGSAFIVFLVSIFIGAVTAVQTAYQLYGTPFVPASYIGLIVRNTIIFELAPTFTALILAGKVGSNLASELGSMRVTEQIDALESMGVNTESYLIATRVIGAFITIPLLVAIASFAGISGGYIATALGDTYSIEDYIRGIRMDFNPFDVQLMFIKSFAFAFIISSISCYMGYYVKGGSVEIGKASTQAVVYSCIFVLLADYVIVSLLL